In the genome of Verrucomicrobiia bacterium, one region contains:
- a CDS encoding F0F1 ATP synthase subunit epsilon, whose amino-acid sequence MASTLKLEIVTPEAVTYSDDVEMVTLPGIEGEMGIFPQHVPMMTQIAPGEISVRKGGQDSLLAVGEGFVEITADRVSVLTDMAVRAENIDEAAAEAARKRAEARLAEKLNGEEEALVRASLSNALAQINVKRRVRH is encoded by the coding sequence ATGGCCAGCACGCTCAAATTGGAAATTGTCACACCCGAAGCGGTGACCTACTCCGACGACGTCGAAATGGTCACCCTGCCGGGCATTGAAGGCGAGATGGGCATCTTTCCGCAGCACGTGCCGATGATGACCCAGATAGCCCCGGGCGAAATCAGTGTCCGCAAAGGCGGGCAGGATAGCCTGCTGGCCGTGGGCGAGGGATTCGTCGAAATCACCGCCGACCGGGTTTCGGTTCTGACCGACATGGCCGTGCGTGCCGAAAACATCGACGAAGCGGCGGCCGAGGCGGCCCGCAAGCGCGCGGAAGCCCGCCTCGCCGAGAAGCTCAATGGCGAGGAAGAGGCGTTGGTCCGTGCCTCCTTGAGCAACGCCCTCGCGCAAATCAACGTCAAGCGCCGCGTCCGGCACTGA
- the gluQRS gene encoding tRNA glutamyl-Q(34) synthetase GluQRS encodes MNPQSAIVHPRYRGRIAPSPTGYLHLGHARTFWTAQQRAREHDGTLILRNEDLDRARCKPEFVRAMFEDLRWFGFEWSEGPDCGGPFAPYNQSERLPFYRDVLNKLIERGAVYPCTCSRKDIQAAVTAPHAADDEAIYPGTCRNKGDEWRVTSDKQPGQATNSSLITRHLSLRFSWRFRVPDGETISFVDGNLGPQRFIAGRDFGDFVIWRHDDVPAYQLACVADDAAMQITEVVRGADLLVSAARQILLYQALELPAPAFFHCPLLTDAHGTRLAKRHDALSLRHLREQGRGPEEVRSGW; translated from the coding sequence ATGAATCCACAATCTGCAATCGTCCATCCACGATACCGCGGCCGCATTGCCCCCTCGCCCACTGGTTATTTGCACCTCGGCCACGCGCGCACGTTCTGGACCGCCCAGCAACGCGCGCGCGAACACGACGGCACGCTCATTCTGCGCAACGAAGACCTCGACCGTGCCCGCTGCAAACCCGAGTTCGTCCGCGCCATGTTCGAGGACTTGCGCTGGTTCGGTTTCGAGTGGAGCGAAGGCCCGGACTGTGGCGGACCGTTCGCGCCCTACAACCAAAGCGAGCGCCTGCCGTTCTATCGCGACGTGCTGAACAAACTCATTGAACGCGGCGCGGTTTATCCCTGCACCTGTTCCCGCAAAGACATCCAGGCCGCCGTCACCGCCCCGCACGCCGCCGATGACGAAGCGATTTACCCGGGAACCTGTCGGAACAAGGGTGATGAGTGGCGAGTAACAAGTGACAAGCAGCCGGGGCAGGCAACCAACTCATCACTCATCACTCGTCACTTATCACTCCGCTTCTCCTGGCGCTTCCGCGTTCCCGACGGCGAAACCATTTCCTTCGTGGACGGCAATCTCGGCCCCCAGCGGTTCATCGCCGGACGTGACTTCGGCGACTTCGTCATCTGGCGGCACGACGACGTGCCCGCCTACCAGCTCGCCTGCGTCGCCGATGACGCTGCGATGCAAATCACGGAAGTCGTCCGCGGGGCGGACCTGCTCGTCTCCGCCGCACGCCAGATCCTGCTCTACCAGGCGCTGGAGTTGCCGGCGCCGGCTTTCTTTCATTGCCCGTTGCTGACGGACGCACATGGCACCCGCCTTGCCAAGCGCCACGACGCCTTGAGCCTCCGCCACCTGCGCGAACAAGGCCGCGGACCAGAAGAAGTTCGGAGTGGCTGGTAA
- the atpA gene encoding F0F1 ATP synthase subunit alpha, protein RASGDKDFRPVYNIYVAVGQKQSNIARVIAELEKAGAMEDTIVVAAGADAPASAQYLAPFAGAAMGEWFMDNGMDALIIYDDLSKQAVAYRQVSLVLKRPSGREAYPGDVFYLHSRLLERSARVNEKNGNGSLTALPIIETQAGDVSAYIPTNVISITDGQIYLETDLFYQGVRPAISVGLSVSRVGSAAQIKAMRQVAGRIKGDLAQFRELAAFAQFGSDLDAKTQAILERGKRIVELFKQNQYNPIAVEVQAAVLWAMQNNFLDDVAVEKVKDFQTKLTDFLTSRKTALLDKIRTEKAISDALAGELKAAVAEFKQTYR, encoded by the coding sequence CGCGCCTCGGGTGACAAGGATTTCCGCCCCGTTTACAACATCTACGTCGCGGTTGGCCAGAAGCAGTCCAACATCGCGCGCGTCATCGCCGAGTTGGAGAAAGCGGGCGCGATGGAAGACACGATCGTGGTCGCCGCCGGCGCCGACGCCCCGGCGTCCGCCCAGTATCTCGCGCCGTTTGCCGGCGCGGCGATGGGCGAATGGTTCATGGACAACGGCATGGATGCACTCATCATTTACGATGATCTCTCCAAGCAGGCCGTGGCTTACCGCCAGGTGTCGCTCGTGCTGAAGCGCCCGTCCGGTCGTGAGGCGTATCCCGGTGACGTGTTCTATCTCCACAGCCGCCTGCTCGAACGCAGCGCGCGCGTCAACGAGAAGAACGGCAACGGTTCGCTCACCGCGCTCCCCATCATCGAGACGCAGGCGGGCGACGTGTCCGCCTACATTCCGACGAACGTGATTTCCATCACCGACGGTCAGATTTATCTCGAAACCGACCTGTTCTATCAAGGTGTGCGCCCGGCGATTTCCGTCGGTCTCTCCGTGAGCCGCGTCGGTTCCGCCGCGCAAATCAAGGCGATGAGGCAGGTGGCCGGCCGCATCAAGGGCGACCTCGCTCAGTTCCGCGAGCTGGCGGCCTTCGCCCAGTTCGGTTCCGATCTCGACGCGAAGACGCAGGCCATTCTCGAGCGCGGCAAGCGCATCGTGGAATTGTTCAAACAGAACCAATACAACCCGATTGCCGTGGAAGTGCAGGCCGCCGTGTTGTGGGCGATGCAGAACAACTTCCTCGACGACGTCGCGGTCGAAAAGGTGAAGGATTTCCAGACGAAGCTGACTGACTTCCTGACGAGCCGGAAGACGGCCCTGCTCGACAAGATTCGCACCGAGAAGGCGATCAGCGACGCGCTGGCGGGCGAACTCAAGGCCGCCGTCGCCGAGTTCAAACAAACCTATCGTTAA
- a CDS encoding serine/threonine-protein kinase, with product MALFSIQNEFRYEITRKIYEGGMGVVYEAEQLGTRGFVKRIAIKVIRQNYANQKQFIENFIGEAKLVADLIHTNIVQTYHLGETNGVYFIAMELIRGVNLEQFAQQLTDRRRQLPKELAVFIVSRVCRGLAYAHAKMDKDGRSLGIVHRDVSFKNVMIAFEGDVKLTDFGIAKAKGFLVDQEGEVVAGKPDYMSPEQADFKITDKRSDLFSAGVVLAHLLLGRNIFKGDSAEESRGRIMNTTIPDFRALDPRVDDRLNEILHKALARDVEARYPNADEMLYDLEHYIYHSGYGPTNETLGKFIRELFDQQPTNRTPHLTGPAGAMDSTVRLNQPKS from the coding sequence ATGGCGCTGTTCTCCATTCAAAATGAATTTCGCTACGAGATCACCCGGAAGATCTATGAGGGCGGCATGGGCGTGGTTTATGAGGCGGAGCAGCTCGGCACGCGCGGGTTCGTGAAGCGCATCGCCATCAAGGTCATCCGCCAGAATTACGCGAACCAAAAGCAGTTCATCGAAAACTTCATTGGCGAAGCCAAGCTCGTGGCGGACTTGATCCACACGAACATCGTGCAGACCTATCACCTCGGCGAAACCAACGGCGTTTACTTCATCGCGATGGAACTCATCCGCGGCGTGAATCTCGAACAGTTCGCGCAGCAGCTCACCGACCGCCGCCGCCAGCTGCCCAAGGAACTCGCCGTGTTCATCGTCAGCCGCGTCTGCCGCGGTCTGGCCTACGCGCACGCCAAAATGGACAAGGATGGACGTTCGCTGGGGATCGTGCACCGCGACGTCAGCTTCAAAAACGTCATGATCGCCTTCGAAGGTGACGTGAAGCTGACCGATTTCGGCATTGCGAAGGCGAAGGGCTTTCTCGTGGATCAGGAGGGCGAAGTCGTCGCCGGCAAGCCTGATTACATGAGTCCCGAACAGGCGGACTTCAAGATCACCGACAAACGTTCGGACCTGTTTTCCGCCGGCGTCGTGCTCGCCCATCTGCTGCTGGGACGAAACATTTTCAAGGGCGACTCCGCCGAGGAATCCCGTGGGCGCATCATGAACACCACCATTCCCGATTTTCGCGCGCTGGACCCGCGCGTGGACGACCGGTTGAACGAGATTTTGCACAAGGCCCTGGCGCGCGATGTGGAGGCGCGCTACCCGAACGCCGATGAAATGCTCTACGATCTCGAGCACTACATCTACCACTCCGGCTACGGCCCCACGAACGAAACACTGGGCAAGTTCATCCGTGAGTTGTTCGACCAGCAACCCACCAACCGGACGCCGCATCTCACCGGCCCCGCCGGCGCCATGGATTCCACCGTCCGCCTCAACCAGCCCAAGTCCTGA
- a CDS encoding rhomboid family intramembrane serine protease, with the protein MEQLPAFTLVLIVSTVMVSLRAFQSPALREKLIFEPRAILEGREYHRLLTSAWLHLDGNHLFGNLFTLYFFGRDIELGMGAGVMLGIYFASILGGGLLSLWLHRHHEYRALGASGGVCGILFAWILFFPGGGIFLFFIPIGIPGWLYAIGYLAYSFFAMKHGWSNVGHDAHIGGAVIGLLLAAAIQPAAVAQSPWLFITILAAGGLMFLYLWKNPLRLPLKHFLPERRSPPKPRPHHPSGPAEDEVNAVLEKVSRRGIQSLSAKERQIWNGRPGSSGSRGGINLRSPAAEPRPSPHQRDTSHLWIQAGPACCGRT; encoded by the coding sequence ATGGAACAGTTGCCGGCCTTTACCCTTGTCCTCATCGTCTCCACGGTGATGGTCTCGCTGCGGGCCTTCCAAAGCCCGGCGTTGCGCGAAAAACTCATCTTCGAGCCGCGGGCGATTCTTGAGGGGCGGGAATACCATCGGCTGCTCACTTCGGCGTGGCTGCACCTCGATGGCAATCATCTCTTTGGCAACCTGTTCACGCTCTACTTTTTTGGGCGCGACATCGAACTGGGAATGGGCGCCGGAGTGATGCTGGGCATCTACTTCGCCAGCATCCTCGGTGGCGGCCTGCTTTCACTCTGGCTGCACCGGCATCATGAGTATCGCGCGCTCGGCGCTTCGGGCGGCGTGTGCGGCATCCTGTTCGCGTGGATCCTGTTCTTCCCCGGCGGCGGCATATTCCTGTTCTTCATCCCGATTGGAATTCCCGGCTGGCTGTATGCCATCGGCTACCTGGCGTATTCGTTCTTCGCGATGAAACACGGCTGGAGCAATGTCGGTCACGACGCGCACATTGGCGGGGCGGTGATCGGACTCCTGCTTGCGGCAGCGATTCAACCCGCGGCCGTCGCGCAATCGCCCTGGCTGTTCATCACGATTCTTGCGGCGGGCGGCCTGATGTTCCTTTATCTGTGGAAAAACCCGCTGAGGCTGCCGCTGAAACATTTTCTTCCCGAGCGGCGTTCACCGCCAAAACCGCGGCCGCACCATCCGTCCGGGCCGGCGGAGGACGAGGTGAATGCGGTGTTGGAAAAAGTTTCGCGCCGCGGCATCCAAAGCCTCAGTGCGAAGGAGCGGCAAATCTGGAACGGGCGGCCCGGAAGTAGCGGCAGTCGTGGAGGCATTAACCTTCGTTCGCCAGCTGCAGAGCCTCGTCCCTCACCGCATCAGAGAGATACAAGCCACCTTTGGATTCAAGCTGGTCCAGCGTGTTGCGGACGGACTTGA
- a CDS encoding HU family DNA-binding protein has protein sequence MAKALTKSQVAATLAEKVGISKKQSAQFLDELATLAYKNAKNTFTLPGLGKLVLVNRKARQGRNPATGETIQIPAKRVVKFRVAKACKDAVLGAK, from the coding sequence ATGGCAAAAGCACTCACCAAGTCTCAGGTTGCAGCAACGCTCGCCGAGAAGGTTGGCATTTCCAAGAAGCAGTCCGCCCAGTTCCTCGACGAGCTGGCCACGCTGGCCTACAAGAACGCGAAGAACACCTTCACGCTGCCGGGGCTCGGCAAGCTCGTGCTGGTGAATCGCAAGGCGCGTCAGGGCCGCAATCCCGCGACGGGCGAGACCATCCAGATCCCGGCCAAGCGCGTCGTGAAGTTCCGCGTCGCCAAGGCCTGCAAGGATGCCGTCCTCGGCGCGAAGTAA
- the atpG gene encoding ATP synthase F1 subunit gamma, with translation MPSTRDIRRRIKSVKNTAQITKAMQMVASAKMRKAQQAALAGRPYAALMNKVLAHATAGAGDFAHALLDKREIRKRAVILISTDKGLCGALNTNLLREAAKFDKDTTVFICAGKKAAQWAARTRRTIAAEFTYKDNPQFAEARAISKFAQDLFIKGEVDEVVVLFTNFISTLTQKPEARPMLPIAEINGVHAGVHGERPTLPLEQTTTEYLFEPSAEAVLGELLPRALNFEIYQFLLEAKASEHSSRMVAMKNATDNAKQLIKSLTLEYNKLRQANITKELLEITTAQMAMG, from the coding sequence ATGCCGAGCACACGCGACATCCGCCGACGCATCAAGTCGGTCAAGAACACGGCGCAGATCACGAAGGCCATGCAGATGGTGGCCTCCGCGAAGATGCGCAAGGCGCAGCAGGCCGCCCTCGCGGGCCGGCCTTACGCCGCGTTGATGAACAAGGTGCTGGCGCACGCGACCGCCGGCGCGGGCGACTTCGCACATGCACTGCTCGATAAGCGCGAAATCCGCAAGCGGGCGGTGATTCTGATCAGCACGGACAAGGGGCTTTGCGGCGCGTTGAACACGAACTTGCTGCGCGAAGCCGCGAAGTTTGACAAGGACACGACGGTGTTCATCTGTGCCGGGAAGAAGGCAGCGCAGTGGGCCGCGCGGACCCGGCGCACCATCGCCGCCGAGTTCACCTACAAGGACAACCCGCAATTTGCCGAGGCCCGCGCCATTTCCAAGTTTGCCCAGGACCTGTTCATCAAGGGCGAGGTGGACGAAGTGGTGGTGCTCTTCACGAACTTCATTTCGACGCTGACGCAGAAGCCCGAGGCGCGGCCGATGCTGCCGATTGCCGAAATCAACGGCGTCCATGCTGGCGTGCACGGCGAACGGCCGACGCTGCCGCTGGAGCAGACCACCACGGAATATTTGTTTGAGCCCTCGGCGGAGGCGGTGCTCGGCGAACTGCTGCCCCGCGCGCTGAATTTTGAGATTTACCAGTTCCTCCTCGAAGCCAAGGCGTCCGAGCACAGCTCGCGCATGGTGGCGATGAAGAACGCAACCGACAACGCCAAGCAACTCATCAAGAGCCTGACGCTCGAATACAACAAGCTGCGGCAGGCCAACATCACGAAGGAACTTTTGGAAATCACCACCGCCCAGATGGCGATGGGCTGA
- a CDS encoding UPF0175 family protein, with translation MTLTIPSERLGNLSLSEQDALVDIAIGLYKREEISLGRAAEVAGISSVQMLGELGRRHIPINYGPDDLRADLATLNEKP, from the coding sequence ATGACGCTCACAATTCCATCTGAACGGCTCGGGAACCTCAGCCTGAGCGAGCAGGACGCGCTGGTGGATATCGCCATTGGCCTCTACAAACGGGAGGAAATTTCCCTTGGACGGGCGGCGGAAGTGGCGGGCATTTCCTCCGTGCAAATGCTGGGCGAACTGGGGCGCAGACATATTCCCATCAATTACGGTCCGGATGATTTGCGGGCGGACCTTGCCACGCTGAACGAAAAACCCTGA
- a CDS encoding amino acid--tRNA ligase-related protein, with amino-acid sequence MAVAGRITAHRDMGKSQFMDLKDTSGRVQIYAQKNVLGDEQYDVFKHLDMGDFIGVKGTMFRTKTGEPSVKVERFTIVGKALRPPPGQWYGLEDTEIRYRQRYLDLIGNDEVRATFLKRSAIVHEIRQFFHGRGYVEVETPAMQAIPGGAAAQPFKTFHNALGCEFYLRIALELYHKRLLVGGIHKLFEIGKNFRNEGLSRRHNPEFTMLEAYCAFGDYETMKSTVESLIVHIAKSVFPERKLKFPRVRHGETSREILQSLVYCSSNLGRFIEATSSSSSAEHNAAKSLLGEIFKAREKYNSSRSEKPHWEIARAALNDIRPLFERTKEALKNWNDPDHPAGLDSWAPQVDRHLAELEKLTTEEIIDLQTPWKCAKYKDLVREKVAEKTEGKVADWFALSPAERRRVAIEELKMEGEIATGYEDFEVTGAVFEKLVEPTLINPTFVTHLPKELVPLAKLSPDDPTTVEVFECCINGQEISPGYTEQNDPIVQRATLEHQAGGEQQKLDDDFLVALEHGMPPAGGIGIGIDRLCMMLLGQESIRDVILFPQMKPK; translated from the coding sequence GTGGCCGTCGCCGGCCGAATCACCGCGCACCGCGACATGGGCAAAAGCCAGTTCATGGACCTCAAGGACACTTCGGGCCGCGTGCAGATTTACGCACAGAAGAACGTCCTCGGCGACGAGCAATACGACGTCTTCAAGCATCTCGACATGGGCGACTTCATCGGTGTGAAGGGCACGATGTTCCGCACCAAGACCGGCGAGCCGAGCGTGAAGGTCGAGCGCTTCACCATCGTCGGCAAGGCGCTCCGCCCACCGCCCGGCCAGTGGTATGGCCTTGAAGACACCGAAATCCGCTACCGCCAGCGCTACCTCGACCTCATCGGGAACGACGAGGTGCGCGCCACCTTTCTCAAGCGCAGCGCCATCGTGCATGAGATTCGCCAGTTCTTTCATGGGCGCGGTTACGTGGAAGTCGAGACGCCCGCGATGCAGGCGATTCCCGGCGGCGCGGCGGCGCAACCGTTCAAGACCTTCCACAACGCGCTCGGCTGCGAATTTTATCTCCGCATCGCGCTGGAGCTTTACCACAAGCGGCTGCTCGTCGGCGGCATCCACAAGCTGTTCGAGATCGGCAAGAACTTCCGCAACGAAGGCCTCTCGCGCCGGCACAATCCCGAGTTCACGATGCTTGAAGCCTACTGCGCGTTTGGCGATTACGAGACGATGAAGAGCACCGTAGAATCGCTGATTGTTCACATTGCAAAAAGCGTATTTCCCGAGAGGAAACTGAAGTTCCCACGCGTGCGACATGGCGAAACGAGCAGGGAGATTCTGCAATCGTTAGTCTATTGCTCGTCTAATTTAGGGCGGTTTATTGAAGCAACCTCAAGTTCATCGTCCGCAGAACACAACGCTGCCAAATCGCTGCTTGGTGAGATCTTCAAAGCGCGTGAGAAATACAATTCAAGCCGAAGTGAAAAGCCGCATTGGGAAATTGCCCGCGCAGCCTTGAATGATATTCGCCCCCTGTTCGAACGAACAAAAGAAGCACTTAAGAACTGGAATGATCCAGATCATCCAGCCGGATTAGATTCTTGGGCTCCACAGGTCGATCGACACCTTGCCGAGCTTGAGAAGCTGACAACAGAGGAAATAATCGACCTACAGACGCCGTGGAAGTGCGCAAAATATAAAGACCTCGTCCGCGAAAAAGTCGCCGAGAAGACCGAGGGCAAAGTTGCCGATTGGTTCGCGCTCAGTCCCGCCGAACGCCGTCGCGTCGCCATCGAGGAGTTGAAGATGGAAGGCGAAATCGCCACCGGCTACGAAGACTTTGAAGTGACCGGCGCGGTGTTCGAGAAGCTCGTTGAACCCACGCTCATCAACCCCACATTCGTCACGCACCTGCCGAAGGAACTCGTGCCGCTGGCCAAGCTTTCCCCCGACGACCCGACGACCGTCGAGGTCTTCGAGTGCTGCATCAACGGGCAGGAGATTTCGCCCGGCTACACCGAGCAGAACGATCCCATCGTGCAACGCGCCACGCTGGAGCACCAGGCCGGCGGCGAGCAGCAGAAATTGGACGACGATTTCCTCGTCGCCCTCGAACACGGCATGCCCCCGGCCGGCGGCATCGGCATCGGCATTGACCGTCTCTGCATGATGCTCCTCGGCCAGGAAAGCATCCGCGACGTGATCCTCTTCCCGCAGATGAAGCCGAAGTGA
- the atpD gene encoding F0F1 ATP synthase subunit beta gives MNKGKIVQIIGPVVDIEFPGQLPAIYNALTVDFTPPGGVPTKLTLETQQHLGDNWVRSVAMSSTEGLKRGMEITDTGKAIAMPVGEGVMGRVFDVTGQAVDEQGGVKADKFYPIHREAPALVDQSTTPQVLTTGIKVIDLICPFLKGGKVGAFGGAGVGKTVVIMELINNIAKLHGGVSMFAGVGERTREGNDLYNEMIEAGVIKVKKDAKGHPVKGENGLPIIEEGSKIGLVYGQMNEPPGARLRVALSALAVTEYFRDEKNQDVLLFVDNIFRFSQAGSEVSALLGRTPSAVGYQPTLAAEMGNLQERITSTKKGSITSFQAVYVPADDLTDPAPATTFAHLDATIVLERSIAELGIYPAVDPLASNSRALAPEFVGEEHYNVARGVQKVLQRYKDLQDIIAILGMDELSPEDKLTVFRARKIQRFLSQPFSVAEVFTGRPGKQVPVAETVRGFKEILEGKHDDVNEMNFYMKGGIDEINEA, from the coding sequence ATGAACAAAGGCAAAATCGTTCAAATCATCGGCCCGGTCGTGGACATCGAGTTCCCCGGCCAGCTCCCGGCCATTTACAATGCGCTCACCGTGGATTTCACGCCGCCCGGCGGCGTGCCCACCAAGTTGACGCTCGAGACGCAGCAGCATCTCGGTGACAACTGGGTCCGCTCCGTCGCCATGAGCAGCACCGAAGGTCTCAAGCGCGGCATGGAGATCACCGACACCGGCAAGGCCATTGCCATGCCTGTGGGTGAAGGCGTCATGGGCCGCGTGTTTGACGTGACCGGGCAGGCCGTGGACGAGCAGGGCGGCGTCAAAGCCGACAAGTTTTACCCGATCCATCGCGAAGCGCCCGCGTTGGTGGACCAGTCCACCACGCCGCAGGTGCTGACCACCGGCATCAAGGTCATCGACCTCATCTGCCCCTTCTTGAAGGGCGGCAAGGTCGGCGCGTTCGGTGGCGCCGGCGTCGGCAAGACCGTCGTCATCATGGAGCTCATCAATAACATCGCGAAGCTGCACGGCGGCGTTTCGATGTTCGCGGGCGTCGGTGAACGCACGCGCGAAGGCAACGATCTTTACAACGAAATGATCGAGGCCGGCGTCATCAAGGTGAAGAAGGACGCCAAGGGCCATCCGGTGAAGGGCGAGAACGGCCTGCCGATCATCGAGGAAGGTTCCAAGATCGGTCTGGTGTATGGCCAGATGAACGAGCCCCCCGGCGCGCGTCTGCGCGTGGCGCTTTCGGCGCTCGCCGTGACGGAATATTTCCGTGACGAAAAGAATCAGGACGTGCTCCTGTTCGTGGACAACATTTTTCGCTTCTCGCAGGCGGGTTCCGAAGTGTCCGCGCTCCTCGGCCGCACGCCGAGCGCCGTCGGTTACCAGCCCACGCTGGCCGCCGAAATGGGCAACCTCCAGGAACGCATCACCTCGACGAAGAAGGGTTCCATCACATCGTTCCAGGCCGTTTACGTGCCTGCGGACGACTTGACCGACCCCGCGCCGGCCACGACGTTCGCGCACTTGGATGCGACCATCGTGTTGGAGCGCTCCATCGCGGAACTCGGCATTTATCCCGCCGTGGATCCGCTCGCATCCAATTCCCGTGCGCTCGCGCCTGAGTTCGTTGGTGAGGAACACTACAACGTCGCTCGCGGCGTGCAGAAGGTGCTTCAGCGCTACAAGGATTTGCAGGACATCATCGCGATTCTCGGCATGGACGAGCTTTCGCCCGAAGACAAGCTCACGGTGTTCCGTGCGCGCAAGATTCAACGCTTCCTCAGCCAGCCGTTCTCGGTGGCCGAAGTGTTTACCGGCCGTCCCGGCAAGCAGGTGCCCGTCGCGGAAACCGTGCGCGGCTTCAAGGAAATCCTCGAAGGCAAGCACGACGACGTGAACGAAATGAACTTCTACATGAAGGGCGGCATCGACGAGATCAACGAGGCGTAA
- a CDS encoding SDR family oxidoreductase, whose amino-acid sequence MTEPRPNPVAWVTGAGGLIGSHLVSTQKLASDWKVVGLTRAELDLTDADAVIRRFHAESPALVIHCAANSSSVECEKTPALARVQNVEVTARLAELCANAQFIFLSTDLVFDGRKGNYTEADSVSPLGIYAETKVAAEQIVLANPRHTIVRTSLNGGKSPKGNRGFDEQARNAWHAGQSLRLFTDEFRSPIDASVTARAIWELALANATGLFHVAGAERLSRFELGQLLAARWPELNPRIEAASLKEYHGAPRPPDCSLNCAKVQALLSFPLPRYSDWLASTRCE is encoded by the coding sequence TTGACTGAGCCGCGCCCCAACCCCGTCGCGTGGGTCACCGGCGCCGGTGGCTTGATCGGCAGCCATCTCGTCAGCACCCAAAAGCTCGCATCGGACTGGAAGGTCGTTGGCCTCACTCGCGCCGAACTGGACCTCACGGACGCTGATGCCGTCATCCGTCGTTTCCACGCCGAGTCCCCCGCCCTGGTGATTCACTGCGCCGCGAATTCCAGCAGCGTCGAGTGCGAGAAAACCCCCGCGCTCGCACGCGTGCAAAATGTCGAAGTCACTGCGCGACTCGCGGAGCTTTGCGCCAACGCTCAGTTCATCTTCCTCTCCACCGACCTCGTCTTCGATGGCCGCAAAGGCAACTACACCGAAGCTGACTCTGTGAGTCCGCTCGGCATCTACGCCGAAACAAAAGTTGCCGCCGAACAAATCGTCCTCGCCAATCCACGCCACACCATCGTCCGCACTTCGCTTAACGGCGGCAAGTCGCCCAAGGGCAATCGCGGCTTCGACGAGCAAGCCCGCAACGCGTGGCACGCAGGCCAGTCGCTCCGCCTGTTTACCGACGAATTCCGCAGCCCGATTGACGCCTCCGTCACCGCCCGCGCCATCTGGGAACTCGCACTCGCGAACGCCACCGGGCTTTTCCACGTCGCCGGTGCCGAACGCTTGAGCCGCTTCGAACTCGGTCAACTCCTTGCCGCCCGCTGGCCTGAGTTGAATCCGCGCATCGAAGCTGCCTCGCTCAAGGAGTATCACGGCGCCCCGCGTCCGCCCGATTGCTCGCTCAACTGCGCCAAAGTTCAAGCGCTGCTTTCCTTTCCGCTACCGCGTTACAGCGATTGGCTAGCGTCCACCCGTTGCGAATGA
- a CDS encoding carbon-nitrogen hydrolase has product MKRSSSTVRVGLVQTACSADPKKNLALTLDRVEQAAKRGAQIICTQELFRSQYFCQSENHDYFKLAEKIPGPTTDAFCKLAKKYKSVIIASLFEKRASGLYHNTAAIIDADGSFLGIYRKMHIPDDPLYYEKFYFTPGDLGFKAWQTQYAKIGVLICWDQWYPEGARLTAMQGAEILFYPTAIGWHPGEKTKYGARQHGAWETIQRAHAVANGCYVCVPNRIGHEVLDGVGGDGIEFWGQSFIAGTSGEILCKASADKEEILLHDLDLANVDTTRTHWPFLRDRRIDAYGNLTQRFVD; this is encoded by the coding sequence ATGAAACGTTCCTCCTCCACCGTCCGGGTCGGACTGGTGCAAACCGCCTGCTCCGCCGACCCCAAGAAGAATCTCGCCCTCACGCTCGACCGCGTTGAACAAGCCGCGAAACGTGGCGCGCAGATCATCTGCACGCAGGAACTTTTCCGCTCACAATATTTTTGCCAGAGCGAGAACCACGATTACTTCAAGCTCGCCGAAAAAATTCCCGGCCCCACGACCGACGCCTTCTGCAAGCTCGCGAAGAAATACAAATCCGTCATCATCGCCTCGCTCTTCGAGAAGCGCGCCTCCGGCCTCTACCACAACACCGCCGCCATCATTGACGCGGACGGCTCGTTCCTCGGCATCTACCGCAAGATGCACATCCCGGATGACCCGCTCTACTACGAAAAATTCTATTTCACGCCCGGCGACCTCGGCTTCAAGGCGTGGCAGACCCAATACGCCAAGATCGGCGTGCTGATCTGCTGGGACCAATGGTATCCCGAGGGCGCGCGGCTCACGGCGATGCAAGGCGCGGAAATTTTGTTCTATCCGACGGCCATCGGCTGGCATCCCGGCGAAAAGACCAAGTATGGCGCGCGCCAGCACGGCGCGTGGGAAACCATCCAGCGCGCGCACGCCGTCGCGAATGGCTGTTACGTCTGCGTGCCCAACCGCATCGGCCACGAAGTGCTCGACGGCGTGGGCGGCGACGGCATCGAATTCTGGGGGCAAAGTTTCATCGCGGGCACGTCGGGTGAAATCCTCTGCAAGGCGAGCGCGGACAAGGAGGAAATCCTCCTCCACGACCTCGACCTCGCAAACGTGGACACCACGCGCACGCATTGGCCGTTCCTGCGCGACCGTCGCATCGACGCCTACGGCAACCTCACCCAACGCTTCGTTGACTGA